DNA sequence from the Salvia splendens isolate huo1 chromosome 19, SspV2, whole genome shotgun sequence genome:
TTCCACCTCGTCTCGGTAATAGTAAGCGCCGACGAGGGGATTTGTCTGCAAAGCAATAGTAATACCTGATATTATGGTATACCGATTTGATTCAAATATAATGACATCGCATTTCACTCCCGAATGAACGACATACCCGAAATATAAACTTCCAAGTTTCTTCGTCTGCAATGATGCGCTTCTCATCATGGGCCCAGCGGACTCCCGGTATCCTAACAACTTCATTGAATGTCTTGTGACGAAGTCGGAGTAGCTCCAATCGACTGACAACATCAGCACAGTTAATTGATGTGGCAAATCGATTGTTGATTACCTTGCATGCCTCGTTGAGCACCGTATCCGCGACAGAGTCATCCGTCGCTGCGATGCTTGTTCGCCTCTTGATCAGAATAGACAATAGCACCGTATCCATTGCCGCGTTCCACTTGCCCCTGTAGAAGAAGGTCGCTTGATTAGGGATAAGCGGGTTCATGTCGCCTATTCGATGGATTGTGGGTTACACAACATTTTTCTGGTTATGATTCGACCTCGTCGTTTAAGTAAACAAAATAGCAGGACAACCTACAGTGTTTTTGATGGTCTACATTACTGTATTTAGATAAATGTCATATCAATGTTAGTGAGCCATCGCTTCGGATAGCTCGTTTTTTTGGTGTGGTATGCAGCCGCTACTATGCATTCATTTACACTCGTATTAGCGCTTTGTATCTTTATAAAATGTAGCACCAGATTTTGTCAGACTGGACAACTGTAAAACTTAGATTGAACACCTTATTCAAGCATCCACGCATACAACCACCCATGTCCGTAATTCTTTACTATATGAGCAACCCCATTAATTTTGTTTGTTCTTTGCAATTCAACTCCCAACTACTTCGAAGTTATCGGCAGAAGTAATGCATACCTATTTTCACACGCATTGTCTAGTTGGTCAACCACCAGTGGAGAGAACTTTAATTTTATCCATCTTCCATACCATTTCTCTTTAATGCATAGGGTTTTAGGGTTCAGCATAAGGCTATAAAGAAAATAGGTCTCCATACTTAGACACCTCACCTCCCCTCTTCGAAATTGTAGGCACAATTGCAGCAAACTTACACAAAAAAATGGAAGGTGATGGTTCTAACCCCGCACCGAACGACGCCCCGGACTACCAACGCCTACCTGAGTTCATGACGGTTTTCCATCGGGGCCGCTTCCATGATGACATggtgtataattttatttgattgatataTGACACATGACAATtgcggattttttattttgacgTGAACTTATAACATGCAGCGACTTCCCGACGAATTCGTCAGGATGCATGGGCATGCCTTACCGTTCGACTGTAGGCTCGTGTGGCCGAATGGAATCCGCTACAGAGTGCGCATTGTAAAGCTTGGCCATGGGTTCTTCTTCACATCCGGATGGAGAGATTTCGTTCGTGCAACTGGCGTTGGACAAGGCGATCATCTGACCTTCACATTGGTGGATGCGGGAGTCTTCGATGTTAAACGGTATGCGAGTGAAACGCAATGTCACCCGCCTGAAGATGTTGACGGTAACCACCCATTTACATCATTTTGTTTGTTCATTTGGCTTCACAGATACTTACATACACACACTCATATTGTTTGTAGTCGTTGAAGACGACGCTCTGGAAGGTAGCCATGGCCCAGACATCGATACGTCTGAAGAGTACGTGCCATCAGGCACTGAATCTGAAACAACAATGGAGGAGGAATACGTGGACAACAGTCGGGCGCTCACAATCGACGGCGTCCCTTCTTTCGAAATTATGCTCAACTCGGAGAACATCAATCGTAGGCTAGAAATCCCGTATGGCTTTTGGCAACGCCATATCCCCATTGGGGCAATACAAGGGGGACTGTATCTGGTGACCGAAAGGGGGATATGGCCATGTACTCTCAAAAACAACTCCTCGAAGATATGGGTGAAGAATGGGTGGAATCGTTTCAAATACGAGCACAATGTTGTTGTGGGGGTTCGTTGCCAATTCAAGCTTGTTGATGCCTTCGAAGTCCAGTTTCGCGTGTCGTTTGATCGTCCCTAACGTTGTCGGAAGTTATTACGTTATCTGTATGCATTGTGTGTTGAAGACGCTTTAGTATTGTAATGTAGGTGATCATCATGGATGTGTACGCTCATCAAGGCAAATTTTGCATTCACTTGCTTTGATTGTGTGATTAATCGGAGTAATTTATGATGGCTCGACTTCATGTTTGTCAAGTATAGTATACGGGATATGGTGGCTTCACTTAATGTTTGTATAATGCAAATTTTGCATTCACATGTGTAAGACACATG
Encoded proteins:
- the LOC121779154 gene encoding uncharacterized protein LOC121779154; the encoded protein is MQRLPDEFVRMHGHALPFDCRLVWPNGIRYRVRIVKLGHGFFFTSGWRDFVRATGVGQGDHLTFTLVDAGVFDVKRYASETQCHPPEDVDDTYIHTLILFVVVEDDALEGSHGPDIDTSEEYVPSGTESETTMEEEYVDNSRALTIDGVPSFEIMLNSENINRRLEIPYGFWQRHIPIGAIQGGLYLVTERGIWPCTLKNNSSKIWVKNGWNRFKYEHNVVVGVRCQFKLVDAFEVQFRVSFDRP